Proteins encoded within one genomic window of Eurosta solidaginis isolate ZX-2024a chromosome 1, ASM4086904v1, whole genome shotgun sequence:
- the LOC137236466 gene encoding protein transport protein Sec24C-like, translating into MPNPISVIIENQNSAGGAFITNEQGLLPPLVTTKYVVEYQGNSSPRYVRSSLYCIPATADLLKTTALSITLTVSPMARTVEGEYEPPIVNFGELGAIRCNRCKA; encoded by the exons atgccaaatccgataagcgttatcattgaaaatcaaaatagcgctggtggtgcttttattactaatgaacagggtttattaccaccattggtgaccacaaaatatgtggtagaatatcagggtaactcctcgccacgttacgttag gtcgtctttgtattgcatacctgcaacagctgatttattaaaaacaacagctttgtccattacacttaccgtctcaccaatggcacgcacggttgagggtgaatatgagccacccattgtaaattttggtgaattgggtgcaattagatgtaatcgttgcaaggcttaa
- the LOC137238595 gene encoding putative nuclease HARBI1, which yields MESIAAALLMEEEDNATQMAEARAERRRLRDICNPFQMSEELFRKNFRLNKDAFKYILDIFTPEAQSNSLTSLTPLNQVVAALRFFAEGSYQHGVGKDTTVSKSLSHFLNVMQRKLCHEWINFEQTEEEKLQAKQVFYTKAGFPGVIMCVDGTHIKITTPSEEDFLYYNRKGFHSINAMIVCDNEMRIRSIDARYPGCNHDSHIWGLSKINEYMKRRYEEGEGNTWLLGDAGYPLLPWVMTPYRSVHEGSPQSNYNMRHSKTRNIVERTIGVLKNRFRCLLGARQLHYSPLKVSKIINVACALHNICIYYRVEDLDSYELNFEGSYEDHDTNDEDYSSIANGIRNNILASFQNR from the exons ATGGAGTCGATCGCAGCAGCTTTATTGATGGAAGAGGAGGACAATGCGACACAAATGGCTGAGGCTAGGGCTGAGAGACGGAGATTGCGCGATATCTGTAATCCATTTCAGATGAGTGAAGAATT ATTCAGGAAAAACTTTAGGCTAAATAAAGAtgcctttaaatatattttggatATTTTTACCCCAGAAGCACAATCAAATTCATTGACTTCGCTTACGCCACTTAACCAAGTAGTCGCCGCTCTAAGGTTTTTCGCAGAAGGTAGTTATCAGCACGGAGTTGGTAAAGATACAACCGTTTCCAAGTCATTGTCGCACTTTCTGAATGTAATGCAACGAAAGCTTTGTCATGAATGGATTAATTTTGAGCAAACAGAGGAAGAAAAATTGCAGGCAAAGCAAGTATTCTATACAAAGGCTGGATTTCCAGGGGTTATTATGTGTGTAGACGGAACACATATAAAAATAACTACGCCAAGTGAAGAAGATTTCCTGTACTACAATAGAAAAGGATTTCATAGTATCAATGCTATGATA gtatGTGACAACGAAATGAGAATAAGAAGTATTGATGCCAGATATCCTGGATGCAACCATGACTCACACATATGGGGTTTAAGCAAAATTAATGAGTACATGAAACGGCGATATGAGGAAGGTGAAGGAAATACGTGGCTCTTAG GTGATGCTGGATATCCATTGCTACCTTGGGTAATGACTCCTTATCGGTCTGTTCATGAAGGAAGTCCACAAAGCAATTACAACATGCGGCACTCCAAAACCAGGAATATTGTAGAACGAACGATTGGAGTGTTGAAGAACCGTTTCCGTTGCTTATTGGGTGCTAGACAGCTGCATTACTCACCTTTAAAAGTTAGCAAGATTATAAATGTTGCTTGTGCCCTCCACAACATTTGTATTTATTATAGAGTGGAAGATTTAGATAGCTATGAATTGAACTTTGAGGGTTCTTATGAAGATCATGACACTAACGACGAGGATTATTCATCCATAGCGAATGGTATACGTAATAACATACTTGCTTCTTTTCAAAACAGATAA
- the LOC137236461 gene encoding uncharacterized protein, giving the protein MLESKRDIAQGFQKRPKEEVQAFWEEVARTLNALGPPRKDSTAWKKVWIDWKCYIKRKLSSNKKEMMGTGGGQCKIQRISPLEEKVIGLTGLETCTSGVRGAQDFGGRVAVENEQLSEMDISNRSFDDNLPSTSRASSQPRERRAVKETTSSLLQEQLYIQSEFYTNATKFHENSLNKMDKMCTYLRRMNQSLESLAETAAKQFKEQQRHNRIKEELLQRKI; this is encoded by the exons ATGTTGGAAAGTAAGAGGGACATCGCCCAAGGATTTCAAAAGCGCCCAAAAGAAGAGGTACAAGCGTTTTGGGAGGAGGTCGCGCGTACACTAAATGCACTTGGTCCGCCAAGGAAGGATTCTACTGCCTGGAAAAAG GTATGGATCGATTGGAAGTGCTACATAAAACGCAAGCTTTCTAGCAACAAAAAGGAAATGATGGGCACCGGTGGCGGTCAGTGTAAAATCCAACGCATAAGTCCACTTGAGGAGAAAGTTATAGGGCTAACTGGGCTGGAAACATGCACAAGCGGTGTTCGAGGTGCGCAAGATTTCGGTGGAAGGGTAGCGGTTGAAAATGAACAGCTGTCTGAAATGGACATTTCCAACCGTTCCTTTGATGATAATTTACCTTCCACTAGCAGAGCAAGTAGCCAGCCCAGGGAAAGAAGAGCAGTAAAGGAGACCACTTCTTCCTTGCTGCAAGAACAATTATACATTCAGAGTGAATTTTATACAAATGCCACGAAGTTCCATGAAAATTCTTTGAATAAAATGGACAAAATGTGTACATATTTGCGGCGAATGAATCAATCGCTCGAAAGTTTGGCGGAGACTGCAGCGAAACAATTTAAAGAACAACAAAGACACAACAGGATTAAAGAGGAGCTGTTACagcgaaaaatttaa